A stretch of DNA from Bacillus sp. Marseille-Q1617:
CGGTCACTTACAATCCCGATGACTTCTGAGTGATCATTGATGATGGGGATATGCTTGATTTTCTTTTCCCTCATTAAATTAATGGCTGATTCAATCGTATCATCCGGTTTTAAGACAGCCACTTCCGTCTTCATAATTTCTTCGACTATCATGCTCTCCACCCCTTCTAGAAAACGAATAGTTTAATACATAAAACGGTTCATGAATCGAAGCTGATCGAATCTCTGGATGGATTCGGAGTCGACCCTTTTTCCGATTCTCGCCATCAGGCAGTTGGCTGGGTGGGAACTGATTTCAGGGTCATCGGTCGCGTAATATTCCAGCCCTCCCGCATTCATCATCTTCTCCATGATTTTGCGGTACTCCCAAACATTCAGCCCCGTTCCTTTCAGGTCCCAATGCCAGTAATATTCGGTTGTAATGACAATGAAGTCTTCCATATTGTCATCCATCATTGATACTTTTAACAGGTGCTTTCCGACTGAGGCACCGCGATACTTTGGAATGACTTCAATTGCACCGAGCTCGATCAAATTCTCCATTTTCCCTTGAGACCAACGTTCAAGAGGATCTGGATATAGATATGTAACATAGCCTACAATCGTATGATTATCCCTTGCGATTATAATCCTTCCTTCAGGCAAACCGGCAATCTCGACAAGAGCTTTATGCTGCTGTGCAGGAGGTCTGAAAGCGACCAAATCTTCATGAAAATCAAGACGTGCCAGTTCCTCTGCATGAATAGGCCCTTCAATGATCAAGTTTCCTTTTGTTGTCTTTACCTCAGTTGCATTATAGGTTTTCTTCAATTTCATCTGGACACCACCTAAAGATATTCCTCTCAATCTATTATACATGAAATAGAAAAAAGTAGAGCGCTTTCACAAAATTTTCAGACGTTTGAAATAAATTTTTGCCAGCGGAACATTATTGTAAAATACCTATAAATCAATGGTTTAAATGGTATCAATCCTATAAATATTGAGGATAATCGATACAACTGATTTTTTAAAAAATTGAGAAAATATAATTTATATACTATAATAAGGTTGTAAATTCTTACATAAGGGGGATTCGGTATATGAAAGTGGAAGCGTTACCAGTCACGAAGGGGAACTATAATCTTGAAAGCTATGAAAATACTTATGATTCTTTTGATTGGAAGGAAGTTGAAAAAGAATTTTCATGGCATGAGACAGGACGGGTAAATTTAGCGTATGAAGCGATTGACCGTCATGCAGAATCATTCAGAAAAAATAAAGTTGCCCTTTATTATCGGGATCCTGAACGTGATGAAAAATACACGTTCACTGATATGAAGAAATTATCCAATAAAGCAGGAAACGTCCTGAAACAATACGGTGATGTGGAAAAAGGGGACCGTGTGTTCATCTTTATGCCAAGATCACCCGAGCTGTATTTCTCCGTTCTCGGAGCAGTGAAGCTGGGCGCCATTGTCGGTCCTTTATTCGAAGCATTCATGGAGGGCGCTGTACGGGACCGCCTGGAGGACAGCGAAGCAAAGGTTCTCATCACGACTCCTGAACTGCTGGACCGTGTTCCTGTCAGTGAACTGCCTCATCTCAAACATGTATTCCTTATCGGGGATAACGTGCAGGAAGATGATGTACATGTTGATTTCAATGCAAAATTCAAAGAAGCAAGTGATAAGCTTGCAGTCGAGTGGGTGGACCGGAATGACGGTCTGATCCTGCATTACACGTCCGGCTCGACAGGAAAGCCTAAGGGAGTGCTGCATGTTCATAATGCAATGCTTCAGCACTACCAGACATCTAAATGGGTGCTGGATCTGCAGGAAGAAGATGTATACTGGTGTACGGCGGACCCTGGCTGGGTGACGGGTACTTCATACGGAATCTTCGGCCCATGGCTGACAGGTACTTCAAACGTCATTGTAGGAGGGCGCTTCAAGCCTGAAAATTGGTATAAAACGATAGAAGATTACGGGGTGACCGTATGGTACAGTGCACCGACCGCTTTCAGGATGCTGATGGGTGCCGGCGATGAGGTCGTGAAACAGTTCGATCTAAGTTCCCTTCGCCATATCCTGAGTGTGGGAGAACCCCTTAACCCTGAAGTGGTGCGCTGGGGGATGAAGGTCTTCAACCTGCGCATACATGATACGTGGTGGATGACGGAAACGGGAGGACAGTTGATCTGTAACTATCCTTGCATGGAAATCAAGCCGGGATCAATGGGTAAACCTTTCCCGGGAGTGAAGGCTGCGATCGTCGATGATCAGGGGAATGAGCTCCCTCCGAACCGAATGGGGAACCTGGCTATCAAAAAAGGCTGGCCATCCATGATGAGCCAGATCTGGAACAATCCGCAGAAGTACGAGTCTTACTTCATGCCGGGTGATTGGTATGTATCAGGGGACTCAGCGTATATGGACGAAGAAGGCTACTTCTGGTTCCAGGGCCGTGTGGACGATGTCATCATGACATCCGGTGAACGCGTAGGCCCGTTCGAGGTGGAGAGCAAGCTTGTTGAACACCCTGCAGTCGCAGAAGCCGGTGTCATCGGTAAACCTGACCCTGTACGCGGTGAAATCATCAAGGCCTTCATAGCACTTCGTGACGGCTACGAAGTGACAGATGAGCTGAAAGAAGATATCCGCCAATTTGTCAAAAAAGGATTGGCTGCGCACGCCGCTCCACGTGAAATCGAATTCCGTGAAAAACTTCCAAAGACCCGAAGCGGTAAAATCATGCGCCGTGTCTTGAAAGCATGGGAGCTGGATTTACCTACTGGTGATTTAAGTACGATGGAAGATTAATCGTTATAAGAAAACCCCCGCTTATTGAAGCGGGGGTTTTTGCATGACATTTCTCCATTCATCAAAAAACGAGCACAGAAACTAATTCTGTGCTCGTTTTCCATTTTTTATTCTGTTCCTTCTTCAGGCGGTTTAGGATCCGTTGGTTCATCATCACCAGGAGGTTCAGGCGTGGTGCCGCCATCTCCGCCGCCATCTCCGCCGCCATCTCCGCCGCCGTCAGCTGGAGGAGGTTCCGGTTTATCCGGCTCCGGAGGCTTGGGATCTGTTGGTTTATCCCCGCCCGGAGGCTTCGGCTCCGGTTTTGGCTTTTCAGGCTTTGGTTCCGGTTTCCCGACTTGAACCGTGTTGGACGGAGACGATTCTTTACCGGCCACATCGACGGCCTTGACGAAATACTCTCCGTTACCCACTGAAACGGAATAGTTGTCACCTGATTTGACGCTGCCTACTTTACTACCGGATTTAGAATAAACACGGTAACCGACGACATCCCCGCTTCCGGAAGAAGTCCATGTAATCTTATTTCCGTTCACAGAAGCTTTCACCGTGCCGGGTGCAGCTCCATCATCAGAAATTTTATTCTCTGCAATCAGAACATTTTTAAACCGTTCATCTTCCTGAGGGATCAGTTTTGAAGCATCCCCAGGCACTTTACCGAATACATTTTTCACAAAATCAGGATTCAGGATGACCCCTGGCTGTGAAAATTCTTCCGGTGTATTAGGAAGGGCCAGATATTTCTTTCCATTGACCATCACGTAACGGCTCATCAGCAAGCTGTCATCGGTTTTGGTCGGTACAAATTTGGCATTGAACAGATCACTCTTGACAAGTCCGGCTTTCGTACATGCTTCTGAAGGAAGCAGTCCGGAGATTGAACAGAATGAACGTCGTACGATTCCGCCCGGTTCTTTAAAGGAGCCTTCGGGATCGATCAGGTTTGGTGCAAGGTCTCTTGTATCATTCAGCAGGAAGGACCATAGACGAATGTTTCTTAATCCGTAATGTCCATACTGCGCACGGGATGCTGCTGTATTTAAGTCTGAAGGTGTATCATACCCAAACCAGGTACCAAATGTGATGCTCGGGTTGGAAGCAACAAACCAATGGTCTTTATAATCCTGGGAAGTACCCGATTTCCCTGCCCAATCCGATGAGAAGTTCAGGAATCTTTTCGCATAGCGGCCAGTCCCAAGTGAATGGTCGAGCGTATCCCTCATCATGTCGATCGTCAGGTAAGCCGTCTGCGGGCTGTAAACTTCCACTGGCTCTGATTTATGTTCAAACACAATATTTCCGTCTTGATCGACGATCTTATCGATCATATAGGCGTCCACAAATTTTCCGCCGTTGGCGAATGTCGAATAAGCATTGACGTTTTCCTCGACCGTCACACCTTGTGTGGTGGCTCCGAGTGCAAGGGACAAGTTATTATCCACCCGGCCCAATTTTGCAAAATCCATCTTCATCAGGAATTCGTTGAATGGATTGCGGTCATAAATGTTTGCATACGTTCTGACCGCCGTAAGGTTCAATGATTCTGCCAGTGCAAATCGTGCAGGGAATAGTCCCCGTTCCTTCAATGAGTAGTTTTCCGGTGTCCATCCATTGATATTCACCCCGACATCAGGCAGGGGCGAACCCGGTGAAATGTAGCCATACTCCAATGCAGGTGCGTATGCAAGAAGCGGCTTCATTGTCGAACCATTCGAGCGGTAGGAGGATGTTGCGTGATTCAACTGCTCGAGTTTGAAATCACGGCCCCCGATGAAACTTATGATTCTTCCAGTCTTGTTTTCTATCATGATGGCGCCGACTTGAACCGGTTCTTCAACTTGGACTTCTTCACCGGTTTCAGGGTCGGTTGTTGTGACGGTTTTTGAAGGACCGTACATGTCATAAGCATTTTTTGTTTTCTGCATTTGATCATAGATTTTTTTATCGATGGTGGAATGGATTTCATACCCGCTTTGACGGACATTGCGGTCAGCCAGTGTGTGGTATTTCTCTTCCAATTCATCATTATTTTCAAGGTCCTGCTTCGAATAACCGTCTTTCTCGGCAAGAACACCCGTCATGATGTCGATGGCCCTGCTTTCAAGTTCGGCTGTCAGCCAAGGGTAGTTTTCGCTTGGAGAAGCTTTCGGCTCAATGAAATCCTTTGTTAGATCGTAGGCTACTGCGTCTTCATATTCCTTGTCCGTGATATAACCTTCTCTATGCATCCTGTATAGGACGGTGTTTTTACGTGACATACCCGGCTCGAGGTTCTCTTTCAGTTCTCCATTATTCATGAATGGCGTGTAACTGAAAGGAGCCTGGGGCAGCCCGGCTATGAATGCTGACTGTGGAAGGGTCAGGTCTTTTGCATCCACGCCAAAAATTCCCTGGGCAGCAGATTGGACTCCGCCGATATTACGGCCTGATGAATTTCTTCCCAATGTTGCAACGTTGAGATAGGCTTCGAGGATCTCGTCCTTTTCAAAGAATCTTTCCAGCCGCAGGGCTAGAAGGATTTCTTTAGCTTTTCTTTCGAAGGATACTTCATTGGTCAGGATCTGGTTCTTGATGAGCTGCTGTGTGAGCGTGCTTCCGCCTGATTGAGTGGAAGAGTTGGTGAATTCCTGCAGCACTGCACGCATGATCGCTTTCGGAACCACTCCATTGTGCTCTTTGAAATACTCATCTTCTGTGGCGATGACGGCATTTCGCAGATGCTCCGACACATCTTCCAGTTTCACTTCTTCACGTTCAAGATCTGTCCTTAATTTTCCAAGATAGACATCGTCGGCAAAATAAAGCTGCGAGGTTTCTTCGTAATTGTAAATGTCCTTTTTCATTTGGTCGTAAGAACGAATCGGCTCTTCCTTGACCAGCGATGCGAAATAACCGGCCCCCACGCCCCCTGCGAAAGCCGTCCCGAGTACCAATACAACAATGGTGATCAGGGCAAGGTTCCAAAATACTCCGTATGTAATTCTTGCTCGTTTTTGAACTCCGGTATTTGTAAAGAACCTGATGACAGGATCTAATTTTTCAAGTAATTTGTTCCATGTTTCTCTCATATTTTCATTCCCCCTAGAACATTCCTATTATAGCATATCCAAGAGAACACTGTCGTAAAAAGTCAAATAAAAAAGGTATTTTGACATAAAAAATTCTTGACTTTATTGACTAAAGTAATGCATTATGGTAAAAACCTAATATAGTTAGTATTGAACTTTTTCAATTCATTTGACATACAGACCCTACCGCAATGAGAGGATCAAGTAGTTTGCATTCCCTGTTACCCAGAGAGTCAGTGGCCGCTGAAAACTGACACAAAATGCAGATGAATTACATCCTGGAGCTTTTGCTGTGAACTCTTAGTAGCAGCAAACGGTGAAAGCCGTTATCTTTTTTGAGTGAAGGATGTTTTTTCCTTAATTTGGGTGGTACCGCGCGACAGCGTCCCTGCATATATGCAGGGACTTTTTTGTTTTTACGGCTGTGTTGAGTGAATGGAAGAGAAGAAGGAGGAAGATTGGATATGGAATTATTGAAGGATTTAGAATGGCGTGGAATCACGTACCAGCAAACTGACGCTGAAGGGTTAAAGAACCTTTTAGATAAAGAAAGCATTTCGATCTACTGCGGAATCGATCCGACTGCAGACAGTATGCACATCGGTCACTTACTGCCTTTCCTGACTCTCCGCCGTTTTCAAAATGAAGGACATCGTCCATTGGTTTTGGTCGGAGGGGCAACAGGCCTTATCGGTGATCCGAGCGGAAAGAATGAAGAACGTAAACTGCAGACGATCGATGCGATCAGACACAACGCAGCAAGCATCAAAAATCAGCTGGAAAGCATCTTCGACTTCGATGGTGAAAACGGAGCGGTCATGGTGAATAACTACGACTGGATCGGCGCGATGGATGTGGTGACGTTCCTGAGAGACTTCGGTAAGCATGTGGGTGTCAACTACATGCTGGCAAAAGATACGATCTCATCCCGTCTGGAATCAGGGATCTCATTCACTGAGTTCACATACACGATTCTTCAGGCGCTTGATTTCAATCACTTATACGACAACTACAACTGCAAGCTTCAAATCGGCGGAAGCGACCAGTGGGGGAATATCACGACCGGCCTTGAACTGATCCGCAGAACGCATGAAGAAGAAACAAAGGCATTCGGTTTCACGATTCCTCTTGTAACAAAAGCGGACGGAACGAAATTCGGTAAAACGGAAAGCGGCGCGATCTGGCTGGATCCAGAGAAGACGTCTCCTTACGAGTTCTACCAGTTCTGGATCAATACGGCTGATGCCGATGTCGTGAAATACCTGAAATACTTTACATTCCTGTCTCAAGAAGAGATCGATGCCCTTGCAGATTCAGTAGAGACCGAACCTCATTTACGCAAAGCACAAAAAGCACTTGCAGAGGAAATGACAAAAATGATCCATGGGGAAGAAGCATTGGAACAGGCAATCAGAATTACTGGCGCCCTGTTCAGCGGAGACATCAAATCACTATCTGCATCTGAAATCCTGGAAGGTTTCAAGGATGTTCCTTCATTCGAACAGCCAAAAGGAGATGCGATCGGGCTCGTTGATTTGATCGTGAACGCGAAAATTTCACCTTCAAAACGCCAGGCGCGTGAAGATGTAGGCAACGGTGCGATCTACATCAACGGCGAACGCGTGACAGACCTGCAGCATGTGATCGATGAGAAAGATATGATCGAAGGACAGTTCACGATCATCCGCCGCGGGAAGAAGAAGTACTTTAAGATTCAGTACGTGTAAGAAGTGGTTTTTTGAATGGACAGCGTAATCTCTGTTTTGGGGATTGCGCTGTTTTTGCATGAATTCGGCTGAAGGCA
This window harbors:
- the acsA gene encoding acetate--CoA ligase; the protein is MKVEALPVTKGNYNLESYENTYDSFDWKEVEKEFSWHETGRVNLAYEAIDRHAESFRKNKVALYYRDPERDEKYTFTDMKKLSNKAGNVLKQYGDVEKGDRVFIFMPRSPELYFSVLGAVKLGAIVGPLFEAFMEGAVRDRLEDSEAKVLITTPELLDRVPVSELPHLKHVFLIGDNVQEDDVHVDFNAKFKEASDKLAVEWVDRNDGLILHYTSGSTGKPKGVLHVHNAMLQHYQTSKWVLDLQEEDVYWCTADPGWVTGTSYGIFGPWLTGTSNVIVGGRFKPENWYKTIEDYGVTVWYSAPTAFRMLMGAGDEVVKQFDLSSLRHILSVGEPLNPEVVRWGMKVFNLRIHDTWWMTETGGQLICNYPCMEIKPGSMGKPFPGVKAAIVDDQGNELPPNRMGNLAIKKGWPSMMSQIWNNPQKYESYFMPGDWYVSGDSAYMDEEGYFWFQGRVDDVIMTSGERVGPFEVESKLVEHPAVAEAGVIGKPDPVRGEIIKAFIALRDGYEVTDELKEDIRQFVKKGLAAHAAPREIEFREKLPKTRSGKIMRRVLKAWELDLPTGDLSTMED
- a CDS encoding transglycosylase domain-containing protein, which encodes MRETWNKLLEKLDPVIRFFTNTGVQKRARITYGVFWNLALITIVVLVLGTAFAGGVGAGYFASLVKEEPIRSYDQMKKDIYNYEETSQLYFADDVYLGKLRTDLEREEVKLEDVSEHLRNAVIATEDEYFKEHNGVVPKAIMRAVLQEFTNSSTQSGGSTLTQQLIKNQILTNEVSFERKAKEILLALRLERFFEKDEILEAYLNVATLGRNSSGRNIGGVQSAAQGIFGVDAKDLTLPQSAFIAGLPQAPFSYTPFMNNGELKENLEPGMSRKNTVLYRMHREGYITDKEYEDAVAYDLTKDFIEPKASPSENYPWLTAELESRAIDIMTGVLAEKDGYSKQDLENNDELEEKYHTLADRNVRQSGYEIHSTIDKKIYDQMQKTKNAYDMYGPSKTVTTTDPETGEEVQVEEPVQVGAIMIENKTGRIISFIGGRDFKLEQLNHATSSYRSNGSTMKPLLAYAPALEYGYISPGSPLPDVGVNINGWTPENYSLKERGLFPARFALAESLNLTAVRTYANIYDRNPFNEFLMKMDFAKLGRVDNNLSLALGATTQGVTVEENVNAYSTFANGGKFVDAYMIDKIVDQDGNIVFEHKSEPVEVYSPQTAYLTIDMMRDTLDHSLGTGRYAKRFLNFSSDWAGKSGTSQDYKDHWFVASNPSITFGTWFGYDTPSDLNTAASRAQYGHYGLRNIRLWSFLLNDTRDLAPNLIDPEGSFKEPGGIVRRSFCSISGLLPSEACTKAGLVKSDLFNAKFVPTKTDDSLLMSRYVMVNGKKYLALPNTPEEFSQPGVILNPDFVKNVFGKVPGDASKLIPQEDERFKNVLIAENKISDDGAAPGTVKASVNGNKITWTSSGSGDVVGYRVYSKSGSKVGSVKSGDNYSVSVGNGEYFVKAVDVAGKESSPSNTVQVGKPEPKPEKPKPEPKPPGGDKPTDPKPPEPDKPEPPPADGGGDGGGDGGGDGGTTPEPPGDDEPTDPKPPEEGTE
- the tyrS gene encoding tyrosine--tRNA ligase, yielding MELLKDLEWRGITYQQTDAEGLKNLLDKESISIYCGIDPTADSMHIGHLLPFLTLRRFQNEGHRPLVLVGGATGLIGDPSGKNEERKLQTIDAIRHNAASIKNQLESIFDFDGENGAVMVNNYDWIGAMDVVTFLRDFGKHVGVNYMLAKDTISSRLESGISFTEFTYTILQALDFNHLYDNYNCKLQIGGSDQWGNITTGLELIRRTHEEETKAFGFTIPLVTKADGTKFGKTESGAIWLDPEKTSPYEFYQFWINTADADVVKYLKYFTFLSQEEIDALADSVETEPHLRKAQKALAEEMTKMIHGEEALEQAIRITGALFSGDIKSLSASEILEGFKDVPSFEQPKGDAIGLVDLIVNAKISPSKRQAREDVGNGAIYINGERVTDLQHVIDEKDMIEGQFTIIRRGKKKYFKIQYV
- a CDS encoding GNAT family N-acetyltransferase, yielding MKLKKTYNATEVKTTKGNLIIEGPIHAEELARLDFHEDLVAFRPPAQQHKALVEIAGLPEGRIIIARDNHTIVGYVTYLYPDPLERWSQGKMENLIELGAIEVIPKYRGASVGKHLLKVSMMDDNMEDFIVITTEYYWHWDLKGTGLNVWEYRKIMEKMMNAGGLEYYATDDPEISSHPANCLMARIGKRVDSESIQRFDQLRFMNRFMY